A window of the Diorhabda carinulata isolate Delta chromosome 1, icDioCari1.1, whole genome shotgun sequence genome harbors these coding sequences:
- the LOC130894037 gene encoding chondroitin sulfate proteoglycan 4 isoform X2: protein MEHKALILCFFYFHFLICQCMHQASFYGNSFIALPFKEARSSTDIYFKFKTHLSSALILLVAGTTDYCIVQMENGKIKININLGSGEAEVVSPDNIKLDDLKWHDVSIKREDANLTLVIDKSHKVQKHLPGKFFELNIHYGLFIGDNTNKNNTDIFFGHMDKFRGCISDLKYNGIDVLELARYRQSQSTVQSITWNCAAEFEATVDQPISFIEDDAYVVISDKIISSKELSINFEIRTINKDGLLFHNSGYKHKQDFLSIELNNYSIYVVIKINEKVTKLMSKNSKISNGEWHKISVRMTHTVIELSIDERIFSEKNTQNSIFEMTDISYLGGLEISKRFRATQKGCDLCDTSFKGCLRYLTISGVEKGLPDAQITERIMPGCLWHYPCLQNPCNNNGICIQQGLDSFHCQCKEEFCVHVNYSEGYKVFSRSSLATELELLSVEPLDVLEGQSELLTTNNLHMILDYHKYGISDSGITFFVMEGPEHGSITLDIWPHDKNSFTFYDLACDRVHYIHDGSEEDHDHIVMEVMFSTSDSFILPEYLQGRFKFSLTVAVTPTNDPPILDISDATVLRTVQGTKKFLSTDIFKVTDSDNSPGQLIYTILKCGDGYFENANQPGAKINSFTQDEVNGGLILYYDKSSNKNTSYITMQVSDGVETSPVYRLRVAISPQYWRMERNTGLILLHQSSAIITPYNLSFTSNVAIPDYLIYFSIVKKPTYGIIEIEKTGNSWENSDSFTGSDLKQHRVRYRHISAKPDFDEFQFITMDKTILYTFRIIFARCTLQKLKLKNMHLKEEWETRISINDFAFETKPPKPPTSIQYVLVEPPRYGYLFSAESKYKLKSCDTFTQEDIISHNVRYKLYQKPYSQVEDAFVFIVLSPGCNNVTSNLTITYIPSKDDQTKVTVQMKPLQVEEGSSILIDQSHLSFQAQFLSNVTFNITENPRHGFLQKTVNDFKANYTKYFTSEDIKDNMISYIHDNSETKTDSFTFMALSLSDEVFQYVGNLSIKVILKNDNSPVRVIDKVFHVVVGGEKLFTGKDLKYVDSDLDTPPSAIVYTCRDFSNGYFYNTANSNIKITEFTQDDLDNNRITFKHKGPEFGKVRLWVTDGQFHVNGILEIQASAPFIHVSMKKKIIVEQGRIVTITSDHLSYSTNLYAYDKDVLYEIVNKPIFGKIVLSKTLKGIKNFTQDDLNKGYISYLNEHLGVSADEIGMKVICKDAVNIAQLGIWMLPSYYWEPLEIKTLKKLSVEESTSVLITKKTLEVFQRNVPPSAITYHIVQMSEYGYLTILSDVKNNEEPVNVVSFTQDLLNENKILYIQSVMNQTKDKITFNVTNGVVWNNSLQLDIEIIPERLFLGSTNLIVNEGGSAVLTTSHLFVLTDYYKSRVSSYSIKENVKHGCIQLYKRCLKTKSFTVKELQAGVVQYLNDGTENSSDQLVIVGETDKKKTSYPLNINIIVFPVNDQKPKLVNNTGLTMWEGGVEHITNDMLAAVDDDRPKEILKYQIKMCWSGTIALKSDTTTQLNHFSQDMIDKRLIVFHHYNGTGGKFKFNITDGIHTTKDYIFHIKTKPVELQLINSPLHIFPLQKKYLTSNHLLTIVSDSHRKIEYDIIEPPSLGRLMMESEQVGVFKVVSSFSQEDLNTSKVFYEHTHPFSDLYANDSFVFNVKTHLAPKLLEQVFRIDISVSSGGLDAYVNIPKLSVDEGGTITIRLNLSGVIMFLENHAGLRSPIIHASVMTPLHGQVYSQQNRNLSTFTQLQLESGQVYYEHDHSDTLGDNVHFSLYLIPGPIMLCNITVPIIVNPVNDQPFTLVTPAPNLIVVQGEKRTITKHDLATEDADTPPSKLKYDVISGPSHVRDLEVPRYGLKDQLRFVLSANIVQPAVGELKIMVKSSLDDDISPTLTGPSDPASHEGGLYVANPNITKDYLLIVSMAVGVVVLGIAVIVVIKCRSVDNNMDKEEHCVQPIPLPRPPDRLMTSSPSLRDSIPDEYPQEFASEFTTSFAPDFSSDFTPVFTTDFTPELSTEFTSEFSSDFTPSLSALPHCKVTPLGRIEIDSPHMFYPYGINDQMDDWSEVPDVPEIPEPMPCPSNSSILLRKNQYWV from the exons ATGGAGCATAAAGctttaattttgtgttttttttattttcattttttaatatgtcAGTGCATGCACCAAg CTTCTTTTTATGGCAACAGTTTTATAGCTCTTCCTTTTAAGGAAGCAAGAAGCTCTACTGATATatactttaaatttaaaacccATTTATCTAGTGCTTTGATCTTGTTGGTTGCTGGTACTACCGATTATTGTATTGTTCAGATGGAAAatggaaagataaaaattaatatcaatttggGATCTGGAGAAGCGGAAGTAGTATCCCCAGACAATATTAAACTTGATGATCTCAAATGGCATGATGTTTCTATTAAGAGGGAAGATGCTAACTTAACATTAGTTATTGACAAATCTCACAAAGTACA AAAACATTTACCAGGAAAATTTTTTGAGCTAAACATTCATTATGGTCTGTTCATTGGAGACAACACAAATAAGAATAATACTGATATATTTTTTGGGCATATGGACAAATTTAGAGGCTGTATATCTGAT TTGAAATATAATGGTATTGACGTGTTGGAACTGGCAAGGTACAGGCAATCACAATCAACTGTACAGTCCATAACATGGAACTGTGCTGCTGAGTTTGAAGCAACTGTAGACCAGCCTATCAGCTTTATAGAAGACGATGCATATGTAGTAATTTCAGATAAGATTATTAGCTCCAAAGAACTTAGTATTAATTTTGAGATAAGAACTATAAATAAAGATGGACTGCTTTTTCATAACTCAGGATATAAACACAAACAAGACTTTTTATCCATAGAACTGAACAATTATTCCATATATGTTGtaattaaaatcaatgaaaaagtaACTAAATTAATGagtaaaaattccaaaatatctaATGGAGAGTGGCATAAGATTTCTGTTAGAATGACACATACAGTTATAGAGCTAAGTATTGATGAAAGAATATTTAGTGAGAAAAATACACAGAACAGTATTTTTGAAATGACTGATATTTCATACTTGGGTGGATTAGAGATTAGTAAAAGATTCCGTGCTACTCAGAAAGGCTGCGACTTATGTGACACAAGTTTTAAGGGATGTTTAAGATATCTAACTATTTCAGGAGTTGAAAAAGGTTTACCAGATGCACAAATTACAGAACGCATTATGCCTGGATGTCTCTGGCACTATCCATGCTTACAAAATCCTTGCAATAATAATGGAATTTGTATTCAGCAAGGTTTAGATTCGTTTCATTGTCAGTGTAAAGAAGAATTTTGTGTTCATGTTAACTATAGTGAGGGCTATAAAGTATTTTCAAGAAGTAGCTTAGCAACTGAACTTGAACTCCTTTCTGTTGAGCCCTTGGATGTTTTAGAAGGTCAAAGTGAATTATTAACGACAAATAACTTGCACATGATTCTTGACTATCATAAATATGGAATATCTGATTCTggtataactttttttgttatgGAAGGTCCTGAGCATGGAAGCATAACTCTAGATATATGGCCTCatgataaaaattcatttacctTTTATGATCTAGCTTGTGATAGAGTGCATTATATTCATGATGGTTCTGAAGAAGACCATGATCATATTGTGATGGAAGTTATGTTTTCAACATCTGATTCGTTTATCCTACCTGAGTATCTTCAGGGtagatttaaatttagtttGACAGTAGCAGTAACTCCTACTAATGATCCGCCTATTTTGGATATTTCAGATGCCACTGTTTTAAGGACAGTACAG ggaacaaaaaaatttttatctacaGATATATTTAAAGTAACTGACTCAGATAATTCACCTGGGCAATTGATTTACACTATATTGAAGTGTGGAGATGGCTATTTTGAAAATGCAAATCAGCCTGGTgctaaaataaattctttcacTCAAGATGAAGTAAATGGAGGACTGATTCTTTATTATGACaaaagttcaaacaaaaatacatCTTATATAACTATGCAAGTGTCTGATGGAGTTGAAACAAGCCCAGTATATCGTTTGAGAGTAGCTATTTCCCCCCAATATTGGAGAATGGAAAGAAATACTGGTTTGATATTGTTACATCAAAGTTCAGCAATTATAACCCCATACAACTTGAGTTTCACATCAAATGTTGCTATACCAgattatcttatatattttagtattgTGAAAAAGCCCACTTATGGTAtcatagaaatagaaaagaCTGGAAACTCTTGGGAAAACTCCGATTCTTTCACTGGAAGCGATTTAAAGCAGCACAGGGTACGTTACAGACATATATCAGCAAAACCGgattttgatgaatttcaa tttattacgATGGACAAAACAATACTCTATACATTTCGTATAATATTTGCAAGATGCacattacaaaaattgaagctaaaaaatatgcatttaaaAGAAGAGTGGGAAACAAGAATATCGATAAATGATTTTGCGTTTGAAACAAAACCACCGAAACCCCCAACATCGATACAGTATGTTTTAGTTGAACCTCCACGATATGGTTATTTGTTTTCAGCAGAGTCAAAGTACAAACTAAAATCTTGTGATACATTCACTCAAGAAGATATAATTTCTCATAATGTTCgatataaattgtatcaaaaaccTTATTCTCAAGTAGAAGATGCTTTCGTCTTCATTGTTTTATCACCTGGTTGTAATAATGTTActtcaaatttgacaataaCATATATTCCGTCAAAAGATGACCAAACTAAAGTGACTGTCCAAATGAAACCTTTGCAAGTTGAAGAAGGATCTTCAATACTAATAGATCAATCACATTTATCTTTTCAAgctcaatttttatcaaacgtAACTTTTAACATTACAGAGAATCCGAGGCATGGTTTTTTACAGAAAACAGTAAACGATTTTAAAGCAAACTATACAAAATACTTCACATCTGAGGATATAAAAGACAATATGATATCTTACATCCATGACAACTCGGAAACTAAAACTGATTCCTTTACATTTATGGCGTTATCTCTAAGTGATGAAGTATTTCAATACGTaggaaatttatcaataaaagttatattgaaaaacgACAACAGTCCTGTGAGAGTCATTGATAAAGTTTTTCACGTTGTTGTTGGAggagaaaaattattcacaggAAAGGATTTAAAATATGTTGATTCCGATTTAGATACACCCCCTTCTGCAATTGTTTACACTTGCAGAGATTTTTCAAACGGATATTTTTATAACACAGCTAATTCAAATATTAAGATAACAGAATTTACACAAGATGACTTGGACAATAACAGAATTACATTCAAACATAAGGGTCCTGAGTTCGGCAAAGTAAGACTTTGGGTGACAGATGGTCAGTTTCACGTCAATGGGATTTTAGAAATCCAAGCTTCAGCTCCATTTATCCATGTTagcatgaaaaaaaaaataatagtggaaCAAGGAAGAATAGTAACTATTACTAGTGATCATCTATCATATTCAACAAATCTTTATGCTTATGATAAAGATGTCTTGTATGAAATTGTTAACAAAcccatttttggaaaaattgttttatccaAAACACTAAAG ggtatcaaaaatttcactCAAGATGACTTAAATAAAGGTTATATAAGTTATTTGAACGAACACTTGGGAGTTAGTGCAGATGAAATTGGTATGAAAGTAATATGTAAAGATGCTGTAAATATAGCGCAACTTGGCATTTGGATGTTACCATCATATTATTGGGAACCATTAGAaatcaaaactttgaaaaaattatccGTCGAAGAATCAACAAGTGTATTAATCACAAAAAAGACTTTGGAA gtTTTCCAGCGGAACGTTCCTCCATCAGCAATAACTTACCATATTGTCCAAATGTCAGAGTATGGTTATCTGACAATCTTATCGGATGTTAAAAATAACGAAGAACCCGTAAATGTGGTATCATTTACACAAGACTTgttgaatgaaaacaaaatattgtacattcAATCTGTAATGAATCAAACTAAAGATAAAATAACCTTCAATGTAACAAATGGCGTAGTTTGGAATAACAGTTTACAGTTAGATATAGAAATAATCCCTGAAAGACTGTTCTTGGGATCTACAAATCTTATTGTGAATGAAGGTGGATCTGCTGTTTTGACTACCTCCCACCTATTTGTATTGACTGATTATTACAAGTCAAGAGTAAGTTCTTATTCAATTAAAGAAAATGTAAAACACGGCTGTATACAACTCTACAAAAGATGCTTAAAGACAAAAAGCTTTACTGTCAAAGAATTGCAAGCTGGTGTAGTTCAGTATCTTAATGATGGCACAGAAAATAGCAGTGATCAATTGGTGATTGTAGGAGAGACTGACAAGAAAAAAACCAGCTATCcactaaatataaatataatcgtTTTTCCAGTAAACGACCAAAAGCCAAAGTTGGTCAATAATACAGGGTTAACTATGTGGGAAGGAGGAGTAGAACATATAACCAATGATATGCTAG CGGCTGTCGATGATGATAGGCCTAAAGAAATcttaaaatatcaaatcaaaatgtgCTGGTCTGGTACTATTGCTCTAAAGTCAGATACTACTACTCAGCTCAATCATTTCTCTCAAGACATGATTGACAAACGTTTAATCGTTTTTCATCATTACA acgGTACTGgaggaaaattcaaatttaacataacaGATGGTATACATACCACTAAAGACTacatatttcacataaaaactAAACCAGTCGAGTTGCAACTAATAAACAGTCCCCTTCATATATTTCcattacagaaaaaatatttaacatcaAACCACTTGCTAACAATTGTATCAGATTCTCACAGAAAAATAGAATATGACATCATAGAACCGCCAAGTTTAGGAAGACTAATGATGGAATCAGAACAAGTTGGAGTATTCAAAGTTGTTTCGAGTTTTTCCCAGGAAGATTTAAATACTAGTAAAGTCTTTTATGAGCATACACATCCATTTTCTGATTTGTACGCAAACGATTCTTTTGTTTTCAATGTTAAGACTCATTTAGCACCGAAACTCCTTGAACAG GTTTTTAGAATCGATATATCTGTATCATCAGGTGGACTTGATGCGTATGTAAACATTCCTAAACTATCAGTCGATGAAGGTGGTACCATAACAATTCGTCTAAACTTGTCAGGAGTAAtaatgtttttagaaaatcatgCTGGTCTTCGTTCTCCAATAATTCACGCATCAGTTATGACTCCTCTACATGGTCAAGTCTATTCtcaacaaaatagaaatttgagtACATTTACTCAATTACAATTAGAGTCCGGACAAGTTTATTATGAACATGATCATTCTGATACCTTAGGAGACAAcgtacatttttctttatatttaattcCTGGTCCTATAATGTTATGTAACATCACTGTACCTATAATAGTAAATCCTGTTAATGATCAACCGTTTACTCTAGTTACTCCAGCTCCAAATTTAATAGTGGTACAAGGGGAAAAACGTACTATTACTAAACATGATTTGGCCACAGAAGATGCTGATACTCCAccttcaaaattaaaatatgatgtAATATCAGGACCTTCACATG TCCGTGATCTTGAAGTACCAAGATATGGTTTAAAAGATCAGTTAAGATTTGTTTTATCTGCCAACATTGTTCAACCAGCGGTTGGGGAACTGAAAATAATGGTTAAATCTTCTTTGGATGACGATATTTCACCAACCCTTACAGGGCCAAGTGATCCAGCAAGTCATGAGGGTGGTCTTTATGTAGCGAATCCTAATATAACAAAAGACTATCTATTAATTG tgaGTATGGCCGTAGGAGTAGTAGTTTTGGGAATAGCAGTAATTGTGGTAATTAAATGTCGATCAGTAGATAATAATATGGATAAAGAAGAACACTGCGTTCAGCCTATTCCATTACCCCGTCCACCTGATAGACTTATGACGTCATCTCCATCCTTAAGAGACTCTATTCCAGATGAATATCCACAGGAATTTGCTTCTGAATTCACAACGTCTTTTGCACCAGATTTTTCTTCAGATTTCACTCCAGTTTTTACAACTGATTTTACACCAGAACTATCAACTGAATTCACTTCTGAATTTTCGTCTGATTTCACACCTTCCTTAAGTGCTCTACCACATTGCAAAGTTACTCCATTAGGTAGAATCGAAATAGATTCTCCTCATATGTTCTATCCGTATGGAATAAATGATCAAATGGATGATTGGAGTGAAGTACCTGATGTCCCAGAGATACCAGAGCCAATGCCTTGTCCTTCCAATAGCAGTATTCTATTGCGTAAAAATCAATATTGggtttaa